In Chiloscyllium plagiosum isolate BGI_BamShark_2017 chromosome 39, ASM401019v2, whole genome shotgun sequence, one genomic interval encodes:
- the LOC122541976 gene encoding cytochrome P450 3A24-like, whose product MECYNTFGNIWGLYLGRQAYLLLTDTEIIHKVFVEDHGKIFASAKTHRSKCPFSESFFQPDNDDWRRIHQILAPAFGPTQLRQMLPPMATNADDLVQHFGKREGKPVIVRELFAQYARNVLAMSLFDLDIRRDDRSHNFLYYWDLLLQAHCRHSAISVTLMFPVLMPLLRMIKFHLFWKEAIGYFTGLVCKARVRRKDFKEPQKCGSFLQYLLDHEETKMEKGKKSLPTSATLTEDEVVAQALGFLLRAYQTATHTLEFVAYLLARHPSVQHQLQQEVHTAVKQQGFTYENIAGMEYLDMVIMETLRLFPPVVWLQRTCRKLVEVCDLKISRGIQVTVPVWVMHHSREFWDHPCRFDPLRFTREERDLRDPVCYLPFGLGAFSCIGSEFSVMMVKVALASILARYRFTWCSQTPMYLDIETLGVTRSKIPITLQIELL is encoded by the exons ATGGAATGCTACAATACTTTTGGCAATATCTGGGG GTTGTACCTGGGCCGTCAAGCGTACCTACTGCTCACTGATACTGAGATAATCCACAAGGTGTTTGTTGAAGATCATGGCAAAATCTTTGCCAGCGCTAAA ACTCACCGCTCAAAATGTCCATTTAGTGAGAGTTTTTTTCAGCCGGATAATGATGACTGGAGGAGAATTCACCAAATCCTGGCACCAGCCTTCGGTCCTACCCAGTTGAGGCAG ATGCTTCCGCCCATGGCCACAAACGCTGATGATCTTGTGCAACACTTTGGAAAAAGAGAAGGAAAGCCTGTCATTGTGAGGGA ATTATTTGCCCAGTACGCTCGGAACGTCCTGGCGATGTCACTCTTCGATTTGGATATTCGCCGGGATGACAGAAGCCATAACTTTCTCTATTACTGGGATCTCCTACTGCAGGCTCACTGCAGACACTCCGCCATCTCTGTGACAC TGATGTTTCCGGTCTTAATGCCTCTCCTTCGGATGATTAAGTTCCATTTATTTTGGAAGGAAGCCATTGGTTACTTCACAGGCTTGGTCTGTAAGGCCCGAGTGAGGAGGAAAGATTTCAAGGAGCCACAA AAATGCGGTAGTTTTCTTCAGTACCTTTTAGATCATGAGGAAACCAAAatggagaagggaaagaaatCGCTGCCGACCTCCG CGACGTTGACTGAAGATGAAGTTGTGGCCCAGGCCTTAGGCTTTCTCCTCCGTGCTTACCAGACGGCAACCCACACATTGGAATTTGTTGCGTATTTATTGGCCAGGCACCCCAGCGTCCAACACCAGCTTCAGCAGGAGGTCCACACGGCCGTCAAACAACAG GGTTTCACCTACGAAAACATCGCAGGAATGGAATACCTCGACATGGTCATCATGGAAACATTGCGGTTGTTCCCTCCTGTGGTTTGGCTGCAAAGGACCTGTCGAAAACTGGTGGAGGTGTGCGATCTGAAAATTTCCAGAGGAATCCAGGTCACGGTCCCGGTCTGGGTGATGCATCACAGCAGGGAATTTTGGGACCATCCATGCAGATTTGACCCATTGAG GTTCACAAGAGAAGAGCGAGATCTTCGTGACCCTGTGTGCTACCTGCCTTTTGGCCTCGGCGCATTCAGCTGCATCGGGAGTGAGTTTAGCGTTATGATGGTGAAAGTGGCTTTGGCCTCAATTCTCGCGCGTTATCGATTTACCTGGTGTTCACAGACCCCG